The DNA region AataaatccttgtgtactctcgTTCTCTCTACCTCTTTTATTTTTTGGTTTGCAAATTATCGATTGCATTGATCGATTGATCAACATAGTTTGAATCATTTTTTTTACTACCTTTCAAACTTGTGTTATTATAGTGATCacaaaccatttggttgtgattggatttctaagaaCAACGAACACCATATAAAATTTTAAACATTTTTGATCGCACACTAAGTGTTCTACAAATTGCTTTACTTACATTTTTGTGCATTTTgatcattggagatagacttgTCCTATTGTAATGTATTCAATAAGTTATGTTTAATTACTGTCGATTGACTTTGATTATTATCATAACATTGACACCTTTATGCATATCCGAGCTTTTTGATAGCAAGTTCGGTTAAACGATTTTTGATCTGGGAAATATTCGAAACTAGCTTCCATGTCATATATTTTAAAACCAATATTTAATTCAAGTTTTAACTTGTGATatattcaccccctctagatctagACATATCGTCTAACAAGTAGTGTCACGAGCTCCAGTTGATTTCATGCTTAAGATTTTCTTATTAGATAATGGctaccgaacctaaaggggcATATAATAGAGCACCTATTTTTACTGGTGAGAATTAAGGatattggaaagcttgtatgtgTATCCATGTCAACTTcgttgataagggtgtatgggatGCCATGATTAAGAGTCCTAACAAAATTACAATGATCAATGGTGAAGATGTCACTGTACCTAAACCGGAAATTCAGTGGGATGATAATGATAAAAAGTTGTGGTCACATGATTGTAAggcacaaaatattctcatattcgctttaggtgttgatgagtattatcaTGTTTCCCATTATGAAATCGCCAAAGCTATGTGGGGCACATTGGAAGTTGCCTATGAGGGAACTAATAAGGTCAAACAAGCTAGAGTCATCACATTGAATCAAGATTTTGAACTCTTTTGTATGAAGCACGCTGAAACCATTACGGACATGCAAAAGAGGTTCCCACATATTATTAACCGGTTGAATGCTCCAGGtaagcctatttccaatgatattgctactaataaggTTTTGATATGTCTTAACGGGGAATGGTAACCCAAGGTCACCACTATCAAAGAGGTGAATCATCTTAAAATACTTGATCTCACTACTTTGTTTAGAAAATTGGAAGAgcatgagcaagaactcacttgctttgaaaaacatgaaaaagagtatgaaaagaagatgaagaaagatAATGGTAAAGACAAGGAAGAGGTAAAGAAGTCCATTTCTCTAAATACTTCTAGTTCAAAGTCCTCAAAGAATGAGCTTAATGATTATGAAGAAAAGGATGACAAGAACTCCGATGATGATGATTTTGGGTTATTTGTCAAGAAATACCAAAGGTATAAGTCAAGCATTCCGAAAGGAACTTAGCCAAATTTAGAAAGGAATCTAAGTCTTCAAAAGATTCTGAGAATGGGAAAGAAAAATTTAGAAGCTCTTGTTATAATTATGGTGAAGTTGGTCACTATAGATTGGAATGTCTCATGATTAAGAAAGACAATGAGAAATGGAATCACAAGAAAAAGTATAACAAGTCTAGAAGAGCATATGTTGCTTGTGAGAGTGCGAGTGATTCCTCAAGCGATGACAACTCTACTTCGAGTGTAGAATCGGCCTGGGTTTGTCTTATGG from Lathyrus oleraceus cultivar Zhongwan6 chromosome 1, CAAS_Psat_ZW6_1.0, whole genome shotgun sequence includes:
- the LOC127093607 gene encoding uncharacterized protein LOC127093607, producing the protein MINGEDVTVPKPEIQWDDNDKKLWSHDCKAQNILIFALGVDEYYHVSHYEIAKAMWGTLEVAYEGTNKVKQARVITLNQDFELFCMKHAETITDMQKRFPHIINRLNAPGKPISNDIATNKVLICLNGEW